The DNA segment CGTTGAACCCGTCAGACGTGAAACCAAGTCCAAACGCTCGGGCCACGTTACAAACTGCGAAGCCTCCAAATCAGCGGCGACCACGACAGCCGATCCGAAACCGATCGCATAACTGACTGCGATTGGCGTGCTGATTCGGCGCGAGGTGCGTCCCATGATCAGAATGTCGCCGCGATCCTTGGGCAATCGCACTCCATCGAACGGTTGCAGCGGCGACTGGCTCGACGTGTACGTTTCAATGCCCGCTGGATCAATTGTGATGGTCGCGAACGAATCGATCGGCAACAATTCACCAATCCAAGGTGCTGCGGCAAGCAGGCTTTTGGTTTGTTCCCCAAGCGTCAAGAACAACTTGCCGCCGGCAGCAATCCAATCGACGATCGCTTGAGATTGTGCGGGTTTCAATTTGCCAAGCAAATCACTGCCGGAGGCTCCCACGACGATCATGTCGATGCCATCAAAGCCCAACATCGAGTTCGGCATCACCGTGGCAGACTCGGGGCGAGTCACTGCGATCGAAGCATCACGGTCAAGCAAACGATTGACCCCGATTTGGTCGATCCCCAGCGGATCACCAATCACCAAAATCCAAGGCATCGCCAGCGGAATCATCGCCGGGCCGCGTGATGGCACACCGATGGTGGGCAGCCGAGTGGTCGCCAGTGGAAGACCGCTCGATTCGGATGGTTTACCCTGCAAGACGAGCGGCGCCGCTTCGCTGCCCGGGATGACATAGGTCCAATCAAAAGCACTGGCTTGACCGGCCTGATCCGACGGACTGTCTTGATTGGTAACCTGACCAGCAGACGAATCACTGCGTTCGTATAGAACTTGAACGCCGTCCCCGTCACGGGTTTCGATCGCGTTCACACCCATTTCAACCGCGGTACGAATTCCCACCCAGCGACCGACTCGATAGTGACCGTCGATCCCGACCGATACTTGGGAACCTTCGGTTGAAATCGCTGACGGATCGGATTCCGCCCGCGCAGAAAAACGTCCGCCCAAAATCAGCGAAGTGAAAACCAAGAATGCAGCAAACGGCAAACGCCAGCTGGGTTTGGTCGAGACTCGTGGCCGAGCGAGTCGAAGGAGAGTGGCTGGCAAGTTAGGCATCGCGTCGCAGAATCGAGTTGGGACAGTCGCCGCTTCAAAATTGTTTCAGAAGCGTTTCAAGATCAAGGCTTTTCCGAATCGGGGCATTCGCACACCAACCGTTTGCAGCCGGGGCAACCATGACCGTATTTTGCGACCAAAGCAGCGTTCAAGTCGACGCCCGCGACATTGGCAATCGTCGCCAGCCAGGCAATCACGTCGGCAAATTCCTCGGCCAAGTTCTCTTTGTCGTTGCCCCGCAGCGCTGACGCCAATTCGCCAACTTCTTCCATCAACCACATAAATGTGCCGTCGACGCCCCGGGCGACGTCCTTATCAAAGTACATTTTGTGAATGTGCCGCTGCAGATCGGCAACCGACAATTCGTCGGCCGGGCTGGGTATTGAGGACATCTGGCTGGCTTGGACCAAGGAAACGCGTAGAAAACAGAACTTTGGTGAAAAACGCGGGCGGACAACCGTAACGTATCCCGCTGCCCGATTACACGGTAGTCAACTACAGTGTTTAAGGTCGTTTGGTTCCGTTCGATCTTGCATGACGCTGAAAATTCTTTCAGCCGACGACTTTCCCCGGATAATATCTTCGCAGATGACAGCTCCCCTGCCCCCGCAAAGCTCGGCCAAGAAAGCTGACTTTCATCGCTATCCGTTCTATTCACCGCGTTTTTGGCACGGGATGAGGCCAGCCACGTGGTGGGGGCTGCTGAAAAACGGGCATTTTCGGATTCATCCGACGCGATATGGGATCCTAATCGGCGTCACTTTGGCGACGCCCGTCAATACGATTCTGGCCGGACTGCAATGGTTGATTTTTCGGGGAAAGCTGTCCAATGCTGAAATGCACGGCCCGCCGGTATTCATCGTCGGCCACTGGCGCAGCGGGACGACGTTGTTGCACGAGCTAATGGTCCGCGATGAGCGACTGAGCAGCCCGTCGACGTTTCAGTGCTTCGCCCCCCACCATTTTCTGATCTCGCAATGGTTCTTTCAGCGGTTCGCCGGTTGGTTGCTTCCCGGCAAGCGACCGATGGACAACATGGCGGCCGGTTGGGATCGCCCCCAAGAAGATGAATTCGCACTGCTGACCCTGGGTTTGCCATCACCCTATCGCCGGATTGCGTTCCCGAACGAGGGACCAACCGACATGGACTACTTGGATTTCGAGGGAGTCCCCGAAGCGGACGTGAAAAAGTGGCTGGCAAGCCTCAGACAGTTCCTGTTGAGGGTCAGCACTTCGACAGGCCGCCCGCTGATCATCAAAAGCCCCACGCACACCGGCCGGGTCGCCAGACTTGCCCGCGAGTTCCCCGATGCCAAGTTCATCCACATCACGCGAGACCCGCGTGCCCTGTTTCCCTCAACGGTGCGATTGTGGAAAGGACTCGACGACGTGCAGGCTCTCCAGCACCCTAGCGAAGAAGGACTCGGCCAGTACGTGATTGATTGCTTCAACCGAATGTACGCTTCCTTCCACCGCGACCGAGATCAAATCCCCACCGGTCGGTTGATCGACATTCGATACGAAGACTTGATCGCCGATCCCACCAAGACGCTCGAAAGCATTTACCAAACATTGCACCTGAGCGACTTCGATGCGGTTCGTCCAGACATCGAAAACTGGGTCGAGACTGAACACCGCGGCTACAAAACCAACCAACACCAACATGACCCGGAAATCGAAACGTTGATTCGAAAAGACTGGGCTGAGTACTTTGATCGATACGGCTACTAAATGAAAATGCACTTTTCCCTTCA comes from the Rubripirellula reticaptiva genome and includes:
- a CDS encoding sulfotransferase family protein — protein: MTAPLPPQSSAKKADFHRYPFYSPRFWHGMRPATWWGLLKNGHFRIHPTRYGILIGVTLATPVNTILAGLQWLIFRGKLSNAEMHGPPVFIVGHWRSGTTLLHELMVRDERLSSPSTFQCFAPHHFLISQWFFQRFAGWLLPGKRPMDNMAAGWDRPQEDEFALLTLGLPSPYRRIAFPNEGPTDMDYLDFEGVPEADVKKWLASLRQFLLRVSTSTGRPLIIKSPTHTGRVARLAREFPDAKFIHITRDPRALFPSTVRLWKGLDDVQALQHPSEEGLGQYVIDCFNRMYASFHRDRDQIPTGRLIDIRYEDLIADPTKTLESIYQTLHLSDFDAVRPDIENWVETEHRGYKTNQHQHDPEIETLIRKDWAEYFDRYGY
- a CDS encoding MazG nucleotide pyrophosphohydrolase domain-containing protein → MSSIPSPADELSVADLQRHIHKMYFDKDVARGVDGTFMWLMEEVGELASALRGNDKENLAEEFADVIAWLATIANVAGVDLNAALVAKYGHGCPGCKRLVCECPDSEKP